The following are from one region of the Streptomyces rubrogriseus genome:
- a CDS encoding ABC transporter permease — translation MSHSTVPRTRAEADATKKTPVASGDATGPDGGKRQPGKPSLRLRFRRDRVLLLMTLPAVLLVLLFNYVPILGNVVAFQEYDPYLSDNGVVSILHSPWVGLENFQRIFEDSAFWNSVRNTLVLFALQLVLYFPIPIALALLINSVVRPRVRAISQAILYLPHFFSWVLVIAVFQQLLGGAGLLSQLLRDHGYDGLSVMTDPDTFKFLVTAQSVWKDAGWGIIVFLAALASVSPDLYEAAAMDGANRWRRMWHVTLPALRPVIALLLVLRVGDALTVGFEQILLQRDAVGPGAAEVLDTFVWWNGVRNQDFGYAAAAGLVKGVISLGLVLVANKVAHLMGEQGVYKK, via the coding sequence GTGTCCCACAGCACGGTGCCTCGGACCAGGGCCGAGGCCGATGCGACGAAGAAGACCCCGGTGGCGTCCGGCGACGCCACCGGCCCCGACGGCGGGAAGCGGCAGCCGGGGAAGCCGAGCCTGCGGCTGCGGTTCCGCCGCGACCGCGTACTGCTGCTGATGACACTGCCGGCCGTGCTGCTGGTACTGCTCTTCAACTACGTGCCGATCCTCGGCAACGTCGTCGCCTTCCAGGAGTACGACCCCTACCTCAGCGACAACGGGGTCGTCTCCATCCTGCACAGCCCCTGGGTGGGCCTGGAGAACTTCCAGCGGATCTTCGAGGACTCCGCCTTCTGGAACTCGGTGCGCAACACGCTCGTGCTCTTCGCGCTCCAGCTCGTGCTGTACTTCCCGATCCCCATCGCCCTCGCGCTGCTCATCAACAGCGTGGTCAGGCCCCGGGTGCGGGCGATCTCGCAGGCCATCCTCTACCTGCCGCACTTCTTCTCCTGGGTGCTGGTCATCGCCGTCTTCCAGCAGCTGCTCGGCGGCGCCGGGCTGCTGTCCCAGCTGCTGCGCGACCACGGGTACGACGGGCTGAGCGTCATGACCGACCCGGACACCTTCAAGTTCCTGGTCACCGCGCAGAGCGTGTGGAAGGACGCAGGCTGGGGGATCATCGTCTTCCTCGCCGCCCTCGCCTCGGTCAGTCCCGACCTGTACGAGGCCGCCGCGATGGACGGCGCGAACCGCTGGCGCCGCATGTGGCACGTCACGCTGCCCGCGCTGCGTCCGGTGATCGCCCTGCTGCTGGTGCTGCGCGTCGGGGACGCCCTGACGGTGGGCTTCGAACAGATCCTGCTGCAACGCGACGCCGTGGGACCGGGCGCGGCCGAGGTCCTCGACACCTTCGTGTGGTGGAACGGCGTGCGCAACCAGGACTTCGGCTACGCGGCCGCCGCGGGGCTCGTCAAGGGCGTCATCAGCCTCGGCCTGGTGCTGGTGGCCAACAAGGTGGCCCACCTCATGGGCGAGCAGGGGGTGTACAAGAAGTGA
- a CDS encoding extracellular solute-binding protein — MTPNAASGPSRRSFLASTAVATAAVAGGVPLLSACGGSEGGSRDGTTSGKDAEKLLPAYVAASVVTPDIPSKNGSAVGFTSKLDLADLKTSVPKKLGKGGRVTVMSPFWGSPPKEDNAYYKAMNDLVGVDVVWQNQDGNTYDQKLGAVLASSEVPDVVVVPGWNMTGKIPSAIIGKFADLGPYLSGDAVKEYPNLAAIPTDAWQRSIFGGKLLGLPMPSSYVSGIVPLYRQDVFEKEGYEVPRSCDEFMALAKDATNARAKRWACLDMKWTAFNAFGVLSGNEKSLGWNQVDGKLVYRAETDEYLEALEWTRKLFAAGVVHPDAKLGKSNAADPGPKFAAGEFLVYNQDISQWWSRTAEQATQNPEFRIWGMDFFGHDGGAPTLWAQNPASIFAFVNKKASKSVIRDVLALANVTAAPYGTKEYMATNYGVEGTHYTVKDGVPTKTDQGNIDVMNAYVMVASPAATIAHPDFPEVAKGQVEWQQRTGAVTRKPTFYGMQIVEPARYTNLSNDFEQLEDDIVRGRKKIGDMQQAVSDWKNKGGDKLRDWYQKILDENGPAAG, encoded by the coding sequence ATGACGCCGAACGCCGCCTCCGGTCCCAGCCGGAGAAGTTTCCTCGCCTCCACGGCGGTCGCCACCGCGGCCGTGGCGGGAGGGGTGCCGCTGCTCTCCGCCTGCGGCGGTTCCGAGGGAGGCTCGCGCGACGGCACCACGTCGGGCAAGGACGCCGAGAAGCTGCTGCCGGCCTACGTGGCGGCGAGCGTGGTCACGCCCGACATCCCGAGCAAGAACGGCTCCGCGGTCGGCTTCACGAGCAAGCTCGACCTCGCGGACCTGAAGACCTCGGTGCCCAAGAAGCTCGGCAAGGGCGGCCGGGTCACCGTCATGTCGCCGTTCTGGGGGTCCCCGCCCAAGGAGGACAACGCCTACTACAAGGCGATGAACGACCTCGTCGGCGTCGACGTGGTCTGGCAGAACCAGGACGGCAACACCTACGACCAGAAGCTCGGCGCGGTCCTCGCCTCCAGCGAGGTGCCCGACGTCGTGGTCGTGCCCGGCTGGAACATGACCGGCAAGATACCCAGCGCCATCATCGGCAAGTTCGCCGACCTCGGCCCCTACCTGTCCGGCGACGCGGTCAAGGAGTACCCGAACCTCGCCGCGATCCCCACCGACGCCTGGCAGCGGTCCATCTTCGGCGGCAAGCTGCTCGGCCTGCCGATGCCGTCCTCGTACGTGTCCGGCATCGTGCCGCTGTACCGGCAGGACGTCTTCGAGAAGGAGGGCTACGAAGTCCCCCGTTCCTGCGACGAGTTCATGGCGCTGGCCAAGGACGCCACCAACGCCAGGGCCAAGCGCTGGGCCTGCCTGGACATGAAGTGGACCGCCTTCAACGCCTTCGGTGTGCTCTCCGGCAACGAGAAGTCGCTCGGCTGGAACCAGGTCGACGGCAAGCTGGTCTACCGCGCCGAGACGGACGAGTACCTCGAGGCGCTGGAGTGGACGCGCAAGCTGTTCGCCGCCGGGGTCGTGCACCCCGACGCCAAGCTCGGCAAGTCCAACGCCGCCGACCCCGGGCCCAAGTTCGCCGCCGGCGAGTTCCTCGTCTACAACCAGGACATCTCCCAGTGGTGGAGCCGCACCGCGGAACAGGCCACCCAGAACCCCGAGTTCAGGATCTGGGGCATGGACTTCTTCGGGCACGACGGCGGCGCGCCCACCCTGTGGGCGCAGAACCCGGCCAGCATCTTCGCCTTCGTCAACAAGAAGGCGTCCAAGTCCGTGATCCGCGACGTGCTGGCCCTCGCCAACGTCACCGCGGCGCCGTACGGGACCAAGGAGTACATGGCCACCAACTACGGCGTCGAGGGCACCCACTACACCGTCAAGGACGGCGTGCCCACCAAGACCGACCAGGGCAACATCGACGTGATGAACGCCTACGTGATGGTGGCGAGCCCCGCGGCGACCATCGCCCACCCGGACTTCCCCGAGGTCGCCAAGGGGCAGGTCGAGTGGCAGCAGCGGACGGGCGCCGTCACCAGGAAGCCCACGTTCTACGGCATGCAGATCGTCGAGCCCGCCCGCTACACCAACCTCTCCAACGACTTCGAGCAGCTGGAGGACGACATCGTCCGCGGCCGCAAGAAGATCGGCGACATGCAGCAGGCCGTCTCCGACTGGAAGAACAAGGGCGGGGACAAGCTGCGCGACTGGTACCAGAAGATCCTCGACGAGAACGGTCCGGCGGCCGGCTGA
- a CDS encoding glycoside hydrolase family 3 C-terminal domain-containing protein yields MSAPTPPFRDPQLPFAKRVDDLMSRLTLDEKTAFLHQFAPAVERLGIAAFRTGQEALHGVAWMGPATVFPQAVGLGATWNEELVRRVGEAVSKEARAMRARDDRVGLNVWSPTVNLLRHPLWGRNEEGYSEDPRLTSAVATAYTRGLRGDHPAYWRTAPVLKHWLAHNNETDRDTSSSSVRPRVLHEYDLRAFRATVEAGAVAGVMPAYNLVNGRPNHLSPYLGRHLRTWAREDLLVCSDAGAPSNLVDSEHYFDTHEEATAAALRAGVDSFTDHGTDSSKIVARVRGALDAGLLTEAEVDAAVRRQLSVRFRLGEFDPEHDPYAGAADAAADFDTPEHRALAREAAEQAVVLLRNDGVLPLAPETRVAVVGLLADECKLDWYSGTLIHRSTPLEGLYERFGADRVSFAEGVDRVRLRTADGRFLHVLPADDAPAGAPGAEGALDPALLAGRTDLLPLTTDAVGTELALIDWGEGVLTLRAPDGRYLSVAEDGFVRASADQPGGWIVQETFRLEPHDDGHLLRHVGTGRPVQVAADGVKVAAPDAGDTEAEVFELVVVERGEDAVTRVAAGADVVVVVAGNDPHINGRETEDRTTLRLPAQQERLLRAARAANPATVLALVSAYPYAVGVDTLPAVLWTAHGGQAAGTALARVLAGDVSPAGRLPQTWYADDADLPDLLDYDVIGGRQTYLYFEGTPLFPFGHGLSYASFGYGDLSAQVRDGAVTVSFTVTNTGEVSADEVAQLYVRAEAPSVPRPRRELLAHRRLTLAPGASDRVSFEVPLSALAFWDVAHDRWRLEPGPYALLVGASSEDVRLSTTVTIDGEPAVPRPVGARGVAAVDFDEQSGTEIVDRTRAAGDALTAVAGRTGELLYRDCDFGAGVSALTVSVAGAGAVEVALDGGPWTVTLSPNAPTAGPYDYVELESAFAAEGVHDLRIRLRGSLRLAHVGFSG; encoded by the coding sequence GTGTCCGCACCCACGCCGCCGTTCCGTGATCCGCAACTGCCGTTCGCGAAGCGCGTCGACGACCTGATGTCGCGGCTCACGCTCGACGAGAAGACCGCCTTCCTGCACCAGTTCGCGCCCGCGGTCGAGCGGCTCGGCATCGCCGCCTTCCGCACCGGCCAGGAGGCGCTGCACGGCGTGGCCTGGATGGGCCCGGCGACCGTGTTCCCGCAGGCCGTGGGCCTGGGCGCCACCTGGAACGAGGAGCTGGTGCGGCGGGTCGGCGAGGCGGTGTCCAAGGAGGCCAGGGCGATGCGCGCGCGGGACGACCGCGTCGGTCTCAACGTCTGGTCCCCGACCGTGAACCTGCTGCGCCACCCGCTGTGGGGCCGCAACGAGGAGGGCTACTCCGAGGACCCGAGGCTCACCTCCGCCGTCGCCACCGCCTACACCCGGGGCCTGCGCGGCGACCACCCGGCGTACTGGCGCACCGCGCCCGTCCTCAAGCACTGGCTGGCCCACAACAACGAGACCGACCGGGACACCTCCTCGTCCTCCGTCCGTCCGCGGGTCCTCCACGAGTACGACCTGCGGGCCTTCCGCGCCACGGTCGAGGCGGGCGCCGTGGCCGGGGTGATGCCGGCCTACAACCTGGTCAACGGCCGCCCCAACCACCTCTCCCCGTACCTCGGCCGGCACCTGCGCACCTGGGCGCGGGAGGATCTCCTGGTCTGCTCGGACGCCGGCGCGCCCTCCAACCTGGTCGACTCGGAGCACTACTTCGACACCCACGAGGAGGCGACCGCCGCCGCGCTGCGGGCCGGGGTGGACAGCTTCACCGACCACGGGACGGACTCCTCGAAGATCGTCGCCCGCGTCCGGGGCGCCCTGGACGCGGGCCTGCTGACGGAGGCGGAGGTGGACGCGGCCGTGCGCCGTCAGCTGTCGGTCCGCTTCCGGCTGGGCGAGTTCGACCCGGAGCACGACCCGTACGCGGGCGCGGCGGACGCCGCCGCGGACTTCGACACGCCGGAGCACCGGGCGCTCGCGCGGGAGGCGGCGGAGCAGGCGGTGGTCCTGCTCAGGAACGACGGGGTGCTGCCGCTGGCCCCCGAGACCCGGGTCGCCGTCGTCGGACTGCTCGCCGACGAGTGCAAGCTCGACTGGTACAGCGGCACGCTGATCCACCGCTCCACCCCGCTGGAGGGCCTGTACGAGCGGTTCGGCGCCGATCGCGTGAGCTTCGCGGAGGGCGTGGACCGGGTCCGGCTGCGCACGGCCGACGGCAGGTTCCTGCACGTCCTCCCGGCCGACGACGCCCCCGCCGGGGCACCCGGCGCGGAGGGCGCCCTGGACCCGGCCCTGCTCGCCGGCCGCACCGACCTGCTGCCCCTGACCACCGACGCCGTCGGCACCGAACTGGCGCTGATCGACTGGGGCGAGGGCGTGCTCACGCTGCGCGCGCCCGACGGCCGGTACCTGTCCGTCGCCGAGGACGGCTTCGTGCGCGCCTCCGCGGACCAGCCCGGGGGCTGGATCGTGCAGGAGACCTTCCGGCTGGAGCCCCATGACGACGGTCACCTCCTGAGGCACGTGGGAACGGGTCGTCCCGTCCAGGTCGCCGCCGACGGCGTGAAGGTTGCCGCGCCGGACGCCGGGGACACGGAGGCCGAGGTCTTCGAACTGGTCGTCGTCGAGCGCGGCGAGGACGCGGTGACGCGGGTGGCGGCGGGGGCGGACGTGGTCGTCGTGGTGGCGGGCAACGACCCGCACATCAACGGCCGGGAGACCGAGGACCGTACGACGCTGCGGCTGCCCGCGCAGCAGGAACGGCTGCTGCGCGCGGCCCGCGCCGCCAACCCGGCGACCGTGCTGGCGCTGGTGTCCGCCTATCCGTACGCGGTCGGCGTCGACACGCTCCCGGCGGTGCTGTGGACCGCGCACGGCGGGCAGGCGGCCGGCACCGCGCTGGCCCGGGTCCTCGCCGGGGACGTCTCCCCCGCGGGCCGGCTCCCGCAGACCTGGTACGCCGACGACGCCGACCTGCCCGACCTGCTCGACTACGACGTGATCGGCGGCCGCCAGACCTACCTGTACTTCGAGGGGACACCGCTGTTCCCCTTCGGGCACGGCCTGTCCTACGCGTCGTTCGGGTACGGGGACCTGTCGGCTCAGGTGCGGGACGGGGCGGTGACCGTGTCCTTCACGGTCACCAACACCGGGGAGGTCTCCGCCGACGAGGTGGCCCAGCTCTACGTCCGTGCCGAGGCCCCGTCGGTCCCGCGCCCGCGCCGCGAACTGCTGGCCCACCGCCGGCTCACCCTGGCCCCGGGGGCGTCGGACCGGGTCTCCTTCGAGGTCCCGCTGTCCGCCCTCGCGTTCTGGGACGTCGCGCACGACCGGTGGCGGCTGGAGCCGGGCCCGTACGCGCTGCTGGTGGGTGCCTCCAGCGAGGACGTGCGCCTGTCGACGACCGTCACGATCGACGGCGAGCCCGCCGTGCCGCGCCCGGTCGGCGCACGGGGCGTGGCGGCGGTCGACTTCGACGAGCAGAGCGGCACGGAGATCGTCGACCGGACGAGGGCGGCGGGCGACGCGCTGACGGCGGTCGCCGGGCGTACGGGCGAACTGCTCTACCGGGACTGCGACTTCGGTGCCGGGGTGAGCGCGCTGACCGTGTCGGTCGCGGGTGCGGGAGCGGTCGAGGTCGCCCTCGACGGGGGCCCGTGGACGGTGACGCTGTCACCCAACGCCCCGACCGCGGGGCCGTACGACTACGTGGAGCTGGAGAGCGCCTTCGCCGCCGAGGGCGTCCACGATCTCCGCATCAGGCTGCGCGGCTCGTTGCGGCTCGCGCACGTCGGCTTCTCCGGTTGA
- a CDS encoding response regulator transcription factor has product MSSGERAREPRVIRALVADDQAVVRTGFVNLLGTQEDIEVVAEAEDGVQAVLAARETRPDLALLDIRMPHKNGIEAAREILAASDGATKVLVLTTFGLDEYVYDALAAGAAGFLLKDATFPELLHAVRVVAGGNALLSPEITKRLIAEFVQTRGSRLPVPAAGDLTARETEVLTLIATGLSNAEIAGRLTITDHTVKTHINRLFAKLGLRDRAQAVIVAYELGLVRAGGESGARYR; this is encoded by the coding sequence ATGAGTTCCGGGGAACGAGCGAGGGAGCCGCGGGTGATCAGGGCGCTGGTAGCCGACGACCAGGCGGTCGTGCGTACCGGTTTCGTGAACCTGCTGGGCACCCAGGAGGACATCGAGGTCGTCGCCGAGGCGGAGGACGGGGTGCAGGCGGTGCTGGCGGCCCGTGAGACCCGGCCCGACCTCGCGCTGCTGGACATCCGGATGCCGCACAAGAACGGCATCGAGGCGGCCCGCGAGATCCTGGCCGCCTCCGACGGTGCCACGAAGGTCCTGGTGCTGACGACCTTCGGCCTCGACGAGTACGTGTACGACGCGCTCGCGGCCGGGGCGGCCGGTTTCCTGCTCAAGGACGCCACCTTCCCCGAACTGCTGCACGCGGTACGGGTGGTGGCGGGCGGGAACGCCCTGCTGTCGCCCGAGATCACCAAGCGGCTGATCGCCGAGTTCGTGCAGACCCGCGGCTCGCGGCTGCCCGTGCCCGCGGCCGGTGACCTCACGGCCCGGGAGACGGAGGTGCTGACACTGATAGCGACGGGCCTGTCCAACGCGGAGATCGCGGGACGCCTCACCATCACCGACCACACCGTGAAGACCCACATCAACCGGCTGTTCGCCAAGCTTGGGCTGCGCGACCGGGCCCAGGCGGTGATCGTCGCCTACGAACTGGGCCTGGTCCGGGCGGGCGGTGAGTCGGGGGCCCGGTACCGGTAG
- a CDS encoding sensor histidine kinase, whose translation MSTSPQERLREWIAAPAYPWITGGAVTVGAVAELIVVPGGVTTSVGVLVSAASLMWRRSFPPVAVLTVAAGLIGFAGDVNLYVSIMVSGLTGCYSLGRNRVVHPALAVAGGALGALCVNLVHINTWSRMDLPVPALWEKGSLSLFAESFLLTVVVFGAVMMGDAVRSREETRNERSLAQAQLIAMERRHAAEAERAAIARELHDIVSHSVSMIAVQAESATYTTPGLTPEARDGFQQIAGTARSSMAELRRLLGVLRAPQGDTALAAPQPTLDHLAELVDQHRAVGGTAELRITGERVALPAAWELSAYRIAQEALTNARKHAPGARTVVEVDYGADRLLTLRVRDDGPGGDYGSGPAAGAGTGHGLTGMRERAALVGGRLTAGAGPDGGFLVEAELPWGSG comes from the coding sequence ATGAGTACGTCGCCCCAAGAGCGGCTGCGCGAGTGGATCGCGGCACCCGCCTACCCCTGGATCACCGGCGGCGCCGTCACGGTGGGCGCGGTCGCCGAGTTGATCGTCGTCCCGGGCGGTGTGACCACCTCCGTCGGGGTGCTGGTGTCCGCCGCCTCGCTGATGTGGCGGCGCTCCTTCCCGCCCGTCGCGGTGCTCACCGTCGCGGCAGGGCTGATCGGCTTCGCCGGGGACGTCAACCTCTACGTTTCGATCATGGTGAGCGGGCTGACCGGCTGCTACTCGCTGGGCCGCAACCGGGTGGTGCACCCCGCCCTCGCCGTCGCGGGCGGCGCGCTCGGCGCCCTGTGCGTGAACCTGGTGCACATCAACACCTGGTCGCGGATGGACCTGCCGGTGCCCGCACTGTGGGAGAAGGGGTCGCTCAGCCTGTTCGCCGAGTCCTTCCTGCTGACCGTGGTCGTCTTCGGAGCGGTGATGATGGGCGACGCGGTCCGCTCCCGGGAGGAGACGCGCAACGAACGGAGCCTGGCCCAGGCGCAGTTGATCGCCATGGAGCGACGGCATGCGGCCGAGGCGGAACGCGCCGCGATCGCCCGTGAACTGCACGACATCGTCTCCCACTCGGTGTCGATGATCGCCGTGCAGGCCGAGAGTGCCACGTACACCACGCCCGGCCTCACGCCCGAGGCCCGCGACGGCTTCCAGCAGATCGCCGGCACCGCCCGCTCCTCGATGGCCGAACTGCGCCGCCTGCTCGGCGTCCTGCGCGCGCCCCAGGGCGACACCGCCCTCGCCGCCCCGCAGCCGACCCTCGACCACCTGGCCGAACTGGTCGACCAGCACCGGGCGGTGGGCGGCACGGCCGAACTGCGGATCACCGGGGAGCGGGTGGCGCTGCCCGCGGCGTGGGAGCTGTCCGCCTACCGCATCGCGCAGGAGGCGCTGACCAACGCCCGCAAGCACGCCCCCGGCGCCCGGACGGTGGTCGAGGTCGACTACGGCGCCGACCGGCTGCTCACCCTCCGTGTCCGCGACGACGGGCCGGGCGGCGACTACGGCTCCGGCCCCGCCGCGGGCGCCGGAACCGGACACGGTCTGACCGGGATGCGGGAGCGGGCCGCCCTGGTCGGGGGCCGGCTCACGGCCGGGGCCGGTCCGGACGGCGGCTTCCTGGTGGAGGCGGAGCTGCCGTGGGGGAGCGGATGA
- a CDS encoding glycosyltransferase family 4 protein, translated as MTSDARTRARTLIVTNDFPPRQGGIETFVRELADRFPPDEVVVLTSAPPATAGPGGTFPYPVVRHPARTLLPTPRAATHAGEVARRYGCDRVWFGAAAPLALMTGRLRRTAGVRTVVATTHGHEVWWARTPGARGLLRRIGSQVDTLTWLGESTRGPIEAALAPGTRTARLVPGVDTRAFHPGVDGTPVRTRYGLGRRPVILCAARLVPRKGQDTLIRALPWVLRAVPDAVLLLVGDGPRAPALRQLALREGVLDSVVLAGGHPHPALPAFYAAADVFAMPCRTRRGGLEVEGLGIVYLEAAASGLPVVAGDSGGAPDAVREGETGHVVDGRSVAATADRLIRLLRGPRLARAMGDAGRRWVRTAWSWDDAYARLRDLLSGGAADCRTVGPCTPTAHRPTALGPTPSDT; from the coding sequence ATGACGAGCGACGCCCGCACCCGGGCCCGCACGCTGATCGTCACCAACGACTTCCCGCCCCGGCAGGGCGGCATCGAGACCTTCGTCCGGGAGCTGGCCGACCGCTTCCCGCCCGACGAGGTGGTCGTCCTGACCTCCGCGCCCCCAGCCACCGCGGGACCCGGTGGGACCTTCCCGTACCCGGTGGTCCGCCACCCGGCCCGCACCTTGCTGCCCACGCCCCGCGCGGCCACGCACGCCGGGGAGGTGGCCCGTCGGTACGGGTGCGACCGGGTGTGGTTCGGCGCGGCGGCGCCCCTCGCCCTGATGACGGGGCGGCTGCGCCGTACGGCGGGTGTCCGCACCGTCGTCGCCACCACCCACGGCCACGAGGTGTGGTGGGCCCGCACCCCGGGGGCCCGGGGGCTGCTGCGGCGCATCGGCAGCCAGGTGGACACGCTGACCTGGCTGGGCGAGAGCACCCGGGGCCCGATCGAGGCGGCCCTCGCCCCCGGGACCCGGACGGCCCGTCTGGTCCCCGGCGTCGACACCCGGGCCTTCCACCCCGGTGTCGACGGCACCCCGGTCAGGACGAGGTACGGGCTGGGCCGCCGCCCCGTGATCCTGTGCGCGGCCCGGCTGGTCCCGCGCAAGGGCCAGGACACCCTGATCAGGGCGCTGCCCTGGGTGCTCAGGGCGGTCCCGGACGCCGTACTGCTCCTGGTCGGCGACGGCCCCCGCGCGCCCGCACTGCGGCAACTGGCCCTGCGCGAGGGCGTCCTGGACTCGGTCGTCCTGGCCGGCGGCCACCCTCACCCGGCGCTCCCCGCGTTCTACGCCGCCGCCGACGTCTTCGCGATGCCGTGCCGTACCCGTAGGGGCGGTCTGGAAGTGGAGGGCCTGGGCATCGTGTACCTGGAGGCCGCCGCGTCCGGACTGCCGGTCGTCGCGGGCGACTCGGGCGGCGCCCCGGACGCGGTGCGCGAGGGGGAGACGGGGCACGTCGTCGACGGCCGTTCGGTCGCGGCGACGGCGGACCGGCTGATCAGGCTCCTGCGCGGCCCCCGGCTCGCCCGTGCCATGGGCGACGCGGGCCGCCGCTGGGTGCGTACGGCGTGGTCCTGGGACGACGCGTACGCGAGGCTGCGGGACCTGCTGTCGGGCGGGGCGGCGGACTGTCGCACAGTAGGACCCTGCACCCCGACCGCACACCGGCCGACGGCCCTGGGCCCGACGCCGTCCGACACCTGA
- a CDS encoding cytidine/deoxycytidylate deaminase family protein, which translates to MPSQTHPVDHELIEAAAHVARTRCRGDNHTMAAAARARDGRIVTAVNAYHFTGGPCAELVVVGAAAAQGAYELQTIVAVGDRERGIVPPCGRCRQVLLDYFPGLEVIVGDGDRVRAVPVTDLLPETYVWADHQLDAG; encoded by the coding sequence ATGCCCTCGCAGACGCACCCCGTCGACCACGAACTCATCGAGGCCGCGGCGCACGTGGCCCGCACCCGGTGCCGGGGCGACAACCACACCATGGCGGCCGCGGCCCGCGCCCGGGACGGCCGGATCGTCACGGCCGTCAACGCCTACCACTTCACCGGCGGCCCCTGCGCCGAGCTGGTCGTCGTCGGCGCGGCGGCGGCCCAGGGCGCGTACGAACTTCAGACGATCGTCGCCGTCGGCGACCGCGAGCGGGGGATCGTCCCGCCGTGCGGCCGCTGCCGCCAGGTGCTGCTCGACTACTTTCCCGGGCTCGAGGTGATCGTCGGTGACGGCGACCGCGTCCGCGCGGTCCCCGTCACCGACCTGCTGCCCGAGACGTACGTCTGGGCGGACCACCAGCTCGACGCCGGCTGA
- a CDS encoding aldehyde dehydrogenase family protein, with protein MTSTHAFWLAGRQATGESDFDVTSPWDGTTVGTVSLPTDAQVEEAVAAAYAVRDEFAATPAHVRAAALDHVSRRLVERTEEIARLISAENGKPVKWARGEVGRAVSVFRFAAEEARRFNGGEAQRLDTDAGGQGRLALTRRFPKGVVLGIAPFNFPLNLCAHKIAPAIAAGAPLILKPAPATPLSGLILGELLAETDLPAGSWSILPVPNDRMPALVQDERLPVISFTGSETVGYAIMDSVPRKHCTLELGGNGAAVVLGDWASDEDLDRAAARIATFSNYQGGQSCISVQRVIADAAVYDRLLPRIVAAVEAQVTGDPNDDATDVGPLVSEAAAERVETWVREAVDAGAKLLTGGKRDGASYAPTVLTELPADTTLAREEVFGPVLSVQRVTGEAEAFAAVNDSKYGLQAGVFTHDLQAAFRAHRALEVGGVVIGDVPSYRADQMPYGGAKQSGVGREGVRFAMDDYTYERVLVLTGLAL; from the coding sequence ATGACTTCCACCCACGCCTTCTGGCTCGCCGGCCGCCAGGCCACCGGCGAGTCCGACTTCGACGTCACGTCCCCCTGGGACGGCACCACCGTCGGCACGGTGAGCCTGCCCACCGACGCCCAGGTCGAGGAGGCCGTGGCCGCCGCGTACGCCGTACGGGACGAGTTCGCCGCCACCCCCGCCCACGTACGGGCCGCCGCCCTCGACCACGTCAGCCGCCGTCTGGTGGAGCGCACCGAGGAGATCGCCCGCCTGATCTCCGCCGAGAACGGCAAGCCCGTCAAGTGGGCCCGCGGCGAGGTCGGCCGGGCCGTCTCCGTGTTCCGCTTCGCCGCCGAGGAGGCCCGCCGTTTCAACGGCGGCGAGGCCCAGCGCCTGGACACCGACGCCGGCGGCCAGGGGCGCCTCGCACTCACCCGCCGCTTCCCCAAGGGCGTGGTCCTCGGCATCGCGCCCTTCAACTTCCCGCTCAACCTGTGCGCCCACAAGATCGCCCCCGCGATCGCCGCCGGCGCGCCCCTCATCCTCAAGCCGGCCCCCGCCACCCCCCTGTCGGGCCTGATCCTCGGCGAACTCCTCGCCGAGACCGACCTGCCCGCCGGCTCGTGGAGCATCCTCCCGGTCCCGAACGACCGCATGCCCGCCCTCGTCCAGGACGAGCGCCTCCCGGTCATCTCCTTCACCGGCTCCGAGACCGTCGGCTACGCGATCATGGACTCGGTGCCGCGCAAGCACTGCACGCTGGAGCTGGGCGGCAACGGCGCGGCCGTCGTCCTCGGCGACTGGGCGAGCGACGAGGACCTGGACCGGGCCGCGGCGCGCATCGCGACCTTCTCCAACTACCAGGGCGGCCAGTCCTGCATCTCCGTGCAGCGCGTGATCGCCGACGCCGCCGTCTACGACCGCCTGCTGCCCCGCATCGTCGCCGCCGTCGAGGCCCAGGTCACCGGCGACCCGAACGACGACGCGACGGACGTCGGCCCGCTGGTCAGCGAGGCCGCCGCCGAGCGAGTGGAGACATGGGTGCGGGAGGCCGTCGACGCGGGCGCGAAGCTCCTCACCGGCGGCAAGCGCGACGGCGCCTCCTACGCGCCGACCGTCCTCACCGAGCTGCCCGCCGACACCACCCTCGCCCGCGAGGAGGTCTTCGGCCCCGTCCTCAGCGTGCAGCGGGTGACCGGCGAGGCCGAGGCCTTCGCCGCCGTCAACGACTCCAAGTACGGCCTCCAGGCAGGCGTGTTCACCCACGACCTGCAGGCCGCCTTCCGCGCCCACCGGGCCCTGGAGGTCGGCGGCGTCGTCATCGGCGACGTCCCCTCCTACCGCGCCGACCAGATGCCGTACGGCGGGGCCAAGCAGTCCGGCGTCGGCCGCGAGGGCGTGAGGTTCGCGATGGACGACTACACCTACGAGCGGGTGCTGGTCCTCACCGGACTCGCGCTCTGA